The Amycolatopsis sp. NBC_01480 genome segment CTCGGCGGGCGACGACGGGCCCAACTCATCTCGGCCGCCGCGGTCGCGGCCTGCCCGGCGTACGTGGCGGCTTCGGCGTTGTTCGGGACCACCGGCGTCGACCAGCTGCTCTGGCTCGCGGTGCTGGCCGCGACCGCGCGGGCGCTGCGGCTGGGCACGATCCCGGCCTGGCTGCTCGCCGGCCTGTTCGCCGGACTGGGCCTGGAAAACAAGCACACCATCGCCGCGCTGCTCATCGGCATCGCACTCGGCTTGATCATCACGCGGCGCGGGGTGCTGCGTACACCCGGGCCGTGGCTGGCCGCGGTGCTGGCCTTGCTGATCGCGTTGCCGAACATCCTGTGGAACGCGTCCAACGGCTGGCCGGCCATCCGGATGGCCGCGGTGCTCTCCGGACGGCAGGGCAGCGCGCTGACCCAGGTGCCCGAGCTGCTGCTCCTGCTGACCGGCCCGCCGATGCTTGTGCTGCTGGTGCTCGGCGCGCGCCGGCTGTGCCTCAAGGCCGGACGGCCGCACCGATGGCTGCTGATCGTCGCGATCACGGCGGTGACGCTCATGGCCGTCACCGCAGGCAAGAGTTATTACGCGGCCCCGGCGCTGCCCGGCCTGTTCGCGGCCGGCGCGGTGCGGGTGGAGGCCGCGAACACAGGGGGCAGCCGTCGGCGGTGGCCCCTCGCCCTCGGCCTCACGGGTGTGTGCGCGATCCTGATCGGACTGCCCGTGCTGCCGGTGAACGTCGCGAACAGCGTGACCACCGGGGTCGGCAGCCCGGTGCTGGAGACCTACGGCTGGACCGATTACGTGCACCAGATCGTCGCGGTCGCCGACCGGTATCCCGGTACGACGATCTTCACCAGCAACTACGGCGAGGCCGGCGCGCTGACCATCCTCGGCCCGTCCGAGGGCCTGCACAATCCGGTGGGCAGTGGCCACAACGCTTATGGATTCTGGGGGCCGCCCGCTGGTAGCGACGCCACCGTGTTGTGCGTTGGCGAGTTCACTCCTGCCTATCTGCACCAGTTTTGGTCACAGGTAACGGAAATCGCCCCGTTGACCCTGCCTGACGGGTTGTCGAACGAGGAGGTTCAGCAGAGCGCGGCGATCTATCTTTGCCAGCAGCCGCACGGAACTTGGACGCAACTGTGGCCCAGTCTGAAACGACTGAGCTGAGCGAGTCAGTGCTGGCCGAGGTCGTTCAGATCGAGGACGACCTTTCCGCGGCGGGGTGGTTTCGCGGCGGTTTCGTGGGCTTCGGCGGCCCGTGCTGCCGGGTAGGTTTCCCGGACGGGAACGCGGAACCGGCCCTGCTCGGCGAGGGCGGCGGCGGTGGCGAGTCCGTGGACGCCGTCGGGCTGGCCGCCCAGGCGGCCGGTGGACAGGCGGACGCCGTGGTCGGCCGCGGTGAAGTCGGCCAGGGTGACGACGCGGTCCGCGGCGCCGGTCAGGTCGATCAGTTCGGCGAGGGAACCTGCGCCCGCGACGTCGAGCGCACGGTTGACCGGGCCGCGGGCCAGCGCGCGGGCGGGCAGGCCAGGGCTGTAGTCCGCGGCCAGCGCGCGGACGCGGGCGGGCAGGCCGGGGCCGTAATCCACGGGTTCAGCGCCCAAGTCCTCGAGAAACCCGTGGCTTTCGGGGCGCGCAGTACCGATCACGCGCGCGCCGCGGGCCACGGCGAGCTGGACCGTGATGCAGCCGACGCCGCCGGCCGCGCCGTCGATCAGGAGGGTGGTGCGGTCGTCGACGTCGAGCAGGTCCAGGGCACGGGTCGCGGTCTCGACGCTGGTGCCCGCCGCGCCGGCCTCGGCCCAGCTCAGGCTTTCCGGCTTGGCCGCCCAGAAATCCAGGACCACGAACTGCGCGCTCGCGCCGCCGAGGCGGGCCACGTCGACCGCGCCGAAGACCTCGTCGCCGACCGTGTAGCCCGTCACGTCGACACCGATCTCGTCGATCACCCCGGCCGCGTCGACGCCGGGAACGTGCGGCAGGGCGAGTTTCCGGCTCATCGCGGTCTCGCCCGCGCGCAGCCCCAGATCGACGGGGGAGACCGCGGCCGTCCTGGCCGCGATGCGGACCTGGTGGGGGCCGGGACGCGGCTCGGGCGCGCTGCCCACGGCCAGTACCCCGGGCGGGCCGAACCGCTCGAACTGCACAGCGAACATGATCACCTCTCCCGCCCGGGCCGTCCGGGCGTTTGATGGGGTAAACCTGATTCCAGGGCAGACGTTCCGCCGGCCGGCGAAATGAGAAGGGAGCACGGGGAAGTGACTCGGAAAGCGCGGGCCGACGCGGTCGGCAACCGGGAGCGCCTCGTGGCCACGGCTCGTCAAGCTTTCGCGGCCGACGGCGTGGACCTGCCCATGCGTGAGGTCGCCGGGCGCGCGGGCCTGGCCGTCGCGACGCTGTACCGGCACTTTCCGACGCGCACCGACCTGATCGGCGCGGCCCTCGCCGAGCACGTCGCGGCCTGCCGGGAAGGCATGCGGACCGCTGAGTCGGAGCCGGACGCATGGCTCGCGCTGAGCGGCGCCATCCGCTGGTTCGCCGAGCACCAGATCCGTGCCCCTGGCCTCAATGCGGCGCTGTTCGGTCCACACGCGACTGGTTTCCGTGACGACCGCCTGGCCCAGTCGGCGGCACTGGAGCGGCTCGTCGCCCGTGCGCAACGGGACCAGGTTTTACGGCCGGGCGTCTCGGCCGTCGACGTCCGCGTCGCGCTCCTGGCCATCTCGTCGCTGCGCCCGGCCCAGGCCTCCGCCACCCGGCAGGTGCTCGACCTGCTGCTGGCGGGGCTGCGCGGGCCCGGCGTCGGCGGAATGCCCGGTCCGGCACGCTATAACTGAATCCATGACAGAGAGCGAAGACCCGGCCGGCAGACCCGGACGCGGGCTGGCCGTGGCGGCGGTGTCGGTGGCGGTGGTCAGCCTGGTGCTGGCGGTGTCGACGTGGGCGGCCTGGCTGCTCGTGCGGCCGCGGGTGCTGTCCCAGCCCGGAAACGCGTTCCTCGGGCAGGCCCTGCTGTTCGTGCTCGGCGCGCTGTGGTTCGTGGCGCTGCTCGCGGGCGCGCTGGCGATCGTCTTCGGGATCACCGGCGGCGCGCGCCGGCCGGACGGTGACCTGGCGCGGGCCGGTGCGCTGACCGGGCTGCTGACCTGTCTCGTCGCGCTCGCCGGGGCGGTCACCTTCGCGCTCAGTCCAACGTGGACGCCCGTGGTGGAGGTCCAGAACACCCCCGGCGTCTACAACGACTACTTCGGGAAGTAAATGACCGTCCTTCGCTCCATCCTGCTCTTCCTCGCCGCCGCGGTGCTGGAGATCGGCGGCGCCTGGCTGATCTGGCAGGGCGTGCGCGAACATCGTGGCTGGGCCTGGATCGGCGGCGGCATCGTGGCGCTCGGGCTCTACGGATTCGTGGCCACCCTCCAGCCGGACGCCCATTTCGGCCGCATCCTCGCCGCGTACGGCGGGATCTTCGTGGCCGGCTCCCTCGCCTGGGGCATGGTCGCCGACGGCTACCGTCCCGACCGCTTCGACGTGATCGGCGCACTGCTCTGCCTCGCGGGCGTCGCGGTGATCATGTACGCCCCGCGAACCGGGTAACGTTCGCGGAACGGGCACGATAAAGGGGCGTGATCGAACCGGATTTCCCCGCTCCGCCGCCCGCAGCTCCCGCGAAACGGCGGTTTTCGCCGCTGCTGGCCCTCTTCCTGGTGGTGCTCGTCGCCGGGGCGTTGCTCGCCGGGTTCGGCCTGGTGCAGGTGCTGAGCTATCGGACGATCGCCGTGCCGGGCGGCTCGATGGGGCCGACCGTGCCGGCCGGAACCTCGGTGGTCTACCGGCTGCGCGAGGGCGAGGAAATCCGCCGGGGCGACCTGGTCGTCTTCGAGGCTGATCAGTTCACCGGCCGCCCGGGCGTCCGGCTCGTCAAGCGGGTCATCGCGGTCGGTGGCGACACGGTGGAGTGCTGTGACGCGCAGCAGCGGATCGAAGAGAACGGCAAGCCGGTCGCCGAGCCGTATCTCGACCCGGCCGTGCCGCCGGAGCGCGGGGCCTTGCGGTTCAAGGCGACCGTCCCGGCCGGGTCGGTCTTCGTCGCGGGGGACACCCGGGACAACTCCAACGATTCCCGGATGTACACGGATCAGTTCGGCGGCGGCGCCGTCCCGCTGTCCAAGGTGGACGGTGTGATCGTGGCCAAGGGCAGCCTGTTCTGGTCCGAGACCTTGAAACCCACCACGGCGTTCACCGACGCCGGGCTGCCCGGTGCGGCCACTGAGGACAGTGGACCGGTGACCGCCCGGCTCACTTTCGCCGGGGGAGTGCTGCTGTTCCTGATCGGGTTCGCCGGCGCGACCGTGACCGCGGCCCGCTCCGCCAGGAAACGGCGCATCGCCGCCACCGCCCCGCCGGCGTACTGAGCCCGAACATCGCGGCACACAACGCCCGGACGGCCCCGATCCGGACATCGGGCGCACCGCCCGCCGGGAAATCCTTCGCCGGCCACGTACCGTGCCCGGTCTCCTACTTTCGGACGTGGCCGCGCATTCGGTGAACTCCTAACGTGTTCCTGCGAACCGCGGTTGCCGTTTCCCGGCAGCCGAATGGGATTTCCCCGGCGAAGGAGACACGATGAAGGTACGCGGGTTCGGGCGGGTCGCGGCGCTGGCTCTCGCCGTCGCGGCGCCGCTGGGCATCGGCCTGGTCACGGCGCCCGGCGCGTCGGCCGCTCAGACGACCACGGTGTACTACGACTCCACTGGCGCGCCCGACTACCTGGCGCAGATCGACCAGGGCGCGGCGAACTGGAACGCCGCCGTCGACGACGTCAAGCTGGTCAAGGGCGACGGCAACGGGACCGTGGTGTTCCACGAGACCAACAGCGGCGGCTCGTACACCAACACCGACGGGCACGGCAACGGCGACATCTACCTCGACACCAGCCAGGTCGCCGAGGGCTTCGACCCGACCCGGATCGCCGCGCACGAGCTGGGCCACAACCTCGGGCTGCCGGACGACTACACCGGGCCCTGCACCGAGCTGATGTCCGGGCACGGGCCGGGCACCTCCTGCAAGAACGCGAAGCCGAGCGCCGAGGAGGCTTCGAAGGTGGAGTCGTTGTGGGCCAACGGGTTCGCCACGATGGGCACCCGGATCCGGGTCACCTCGGTCTACTGATCTCCTTACCGCAGGCCGCCCGGCAACGCCGGTCTCACGCGTCCCACCGGGCCAGGGTTGATCCGCCCCAATGTGGCGTTGGTTGCGTTGAGCGCACCCAACGCCACATTGGGGCGCAACCCAGGCGGGATTCGGGCCTACGAAACGGAATTGGTCACGCCGAGCGGCTGACGGCCACGTCGCGGCCGACCCCGCGCAGCACCTCAACCCGGTCCGTGCCCGGGCGGCTCAGCACCCAGCTCGAGCCGGAGACCGCCTTCGCCCGCTTCTTCAGCGGCGCGAGCAGACGCGAGGCTTCGCGGTACGAGCCGAGGGAACCGCTGCCGCATACCAGCGTCGCCAGGGAGACCGTGACCGGCAGGCCCTCGGCGGACCACTTGGTGTCCAGCAGGGCCGCGGCGACGGTGCCGATCTCGTCGACGTCGCAGACGATCAGGAAGTCGTCGCCGCCGACGTGGCTCACCCGCATCCGCCGCAGCTGCCCGGCCAGGGTGGACAGCGTCGAGCCGAGTTCGCGGATCAGGTCGTCGCCCGCGGCGAACCCGGCGTTGTCGTTGACCGATTTGAACGAGTCGACGTCCAGCCACGCGGCCACGAACGGCTCGCCGACCGCGATGCGGCGTTCGACGTCGCGGGCCACCGTCTCGCTGCCGGGCAGGCGGGTGAGCGGGCTGAGGGTCACCGCCTCCTCGACCTTCGCCTCGGCGACCCCGCGCACCACCTCGGTCACCAGCACCACGCCGAGGCAGTGGCCGGTGCTGTCGACCACCACCACGTCGTCGCCGGTGCGGCCCCAGTCCGCGTCGGTGACCAGCTCCAGGAATTCCAGCGCGCTCGCGCCGGCGTCGATGGTGTGCGGCCGGTCGGCCAGCCGGTGGGCCGGCCGCTTCGCGTGCAGGGCGTGGCCGTACGGACCCGTTACCGCCACGAGGAAACGCGTCCGGTCCACTGACCACTGTGGACGATCGTCGGCATCGACGCCGACCACCCCGCTCGGCGCGTCGGCCGCCGCCAGCACCTCGCGGACGTCGTCGCAAGTCGCGTCTTCGGGCAGCGTGGTGGCCGGGCGGAGGAAGTCGCCGACCCGCGGCGCTTGCGGTGACGCCGGGGTGCGGCGGTTGTCGGGGAGGACGGCGCCCGCGGCGGGCGCGGACCGGTGCGCGGCGGGCGGGGCCAGCAGGTTGCCCTGCGCGATCCGCACGCCGAGGCTCTGCACGGCGTCCAGCTGCGGCCCGGTCTCGATGCCGGTGGCGACGAGCCGGATGCCGGTGCGGGTGGTGTAGTGCAGCAGCGATTCGACGACGGCGACCGACGCCGGCTCCTCCGGCAGGCCGCGCAGCACGCTGCGGTCGAGCTTGACCAGGTCCACCGGCGCCCGCACGAGCAGCGCGAGCGGCAGGTCGCCCCGGCCGAGGCCGTCGAGGGCCAGCCGGAAGCCCAGCTCGGTCAGCGCGCGCATGGCGCCCACCAGCTGGTCGGCGGGCAGGTGCGAGAACGGCGGCCCGACCTCGAGGACCACGTCGCGGGTCCGGCGCCCGGCCGCGCCCAGCTCGGCGATCAGCTCGTCGAACGCGCCCGGGCCGGCGGCCAGCGTGCGGGCGGAGAGGTTCAGGTGCAGTGGCAGCGCACTGGGCCTTGCGGCCTCCTGGCGCACGGCGGTGGCCGCGAGGCCCAGGTCCACCTCGGCGAGCCGGCCGGCGCGGCGCGCTTCGGCGAGCAGCTCGTGGGCGGTGCCCTTACCCGGCCTGGCCAGCGCTTCGTACGCCACGACGCCACCGGTGTGGAGGCTGTACATCGGCTGGAAGGCGAAGCTGACCGCACGGGGCGTAGTCACCGTTCGATGGTCGCAGCGGCCCGCGAAGCAGGAAACCGTTGTCGACAGATGTTCACCGCCCGGGAACCAGGGTTACCTGGAACGGAGTAATCGGCTGTCGCGGGCCGTGGTCAACTGTGTGCTTTTCGTACCGGGGGTAGACCGGCCAGCCGGGCCCGCAACCCCGGCGGTGCGGCGCGGAACAGCCGAGCCATCGCCGCGGCCGTGCCGGGCAGGTCGTCTCGGCCCGAGGTGAAGGCGCGCTGGGCCGCGGGTGGGAGCGTGAAGAACAGGTCGAAGAACCGCGCCGGCTCGCCCGGCGGCATCCCGCGCAACGCGTGCAAGCCGTGGCGTCGCAAGGAGTGGACGGCGCGGGCTTCGGGGGTCCACAACGTCCGTTTCGCCGCGCGCGCCGCGGCCGGGGGGCCGGCTTCAAAGGCGCCGGCGATCGCGGCGGCGACGGCCGGGGCCAGCCGCAGCGACGTCGCCAGGCTGTATCCGGTGGCCGGGTGGACCAGGCCCGCCGCGACGCCGAACGGGACCACCGCGCCCCGGCCGGGCAGCGGCACGTCGAGCACGATCCGGACCCGCTCTTCCACGAAACGGCCGCGCACGCCCGCGGCGGCCAGCCGGGTCCGCAGCCGCCGGGCCAGGTCGTCGACCGGCAGGCCCGGCCGGCTCGCGAGCGAGGTCTCCTCGACCAGCACCGAGCCGTCGCCCAGCGGCAGCTGGTAGCGGAAACTCGGGCCGTCGCCGCGCCAGTCCATGAACACCGCGGTGTCCGCCGCGCCGGGGCCCAGCCGCTCGGCGTCGGCGGCGGGCAGCACGAGGCCGTACGCCGTCTGCTCCGCGCGAGCGCCGCGAGGACGGCCGCCGGAGAGGACGCGGCTCGCGCCGGAGGCGTCGACGACCACGGCGGCGGCGAGCCGGCGATTGTCGGCCAACACCACCGTCGCCCCGTGCCGGCCGGGCTCGACGGCGGCCGCCTGCCCGGTGACGACGCGGACGCGTTCGCCGGTCAGCCAGGATCGCAGGCCCTCGTTGTCGAGCACCAGGTAACCGCGGTCGAGCCGGTGCTCCCGCGTGCCGAACGCGACGGTGGCCGGCGGCGCCGCCGCGATCACTTCGGCAGGCAGCCCGGGCAGCTCGTCCGACCAGACCCCGTAGGTGTTGCGCCACGGGCGGTGCGGCGCCGGGTCGACGACGGTCGTCGCCAGCCCGCGCCGGGCGCAGGCCCGGGCCAGCGCCCACCCGGCGGGCCCGCCGCCCGCGATCAGCACGTCCGCCACGTCGGAGATCCTGCCGCATCCGGAGAGCCGCGCCGGACACGGTGCCGTCCTTACTGATCGGCACTGATCCGGCGGCCGCCAGGGCGGAAACGCTTCCGGCGCCCGAGGCGTATCCGCCTGCCCCCGGCCGGATCAGTACGGTGTGGCGCATGGACGAGACCGACCCGCGGGCCGCGCGCCGCGACCCGGCGAGCTCGGCCGGCGGGTTCACCGACCTGGCCACGAGCCCGTTCCGCATCGACCGGGACCGGATCATCGCGTCGCCGTTCTTCGCCCGGCTGGGCGGGGTGACGCAGGTGGTCAGCGCCGCGGGCGCCGGGCTGCTGCACAACCGGCTCACCCACAGCCTCAAGGTCGCGCAGGTCGCCCGCGCCATCGCCGAGCGGATCAGCGGCGCCGGCGAATCCGCTGAGCTGGCCGCGAAGCTCGGCGGCTGCGACCCGGACGTGGCCGAGGCCGCTGCCCTGGCGCACGACCTCGGCCACCCGCCGTTCGGGCACCTCGGCGAGCAGACGCTCGACCGCATCGCCCGGCACCGGTTCGGCCTGGCCGACGGCTTCGAGGGCAACGCCCAGTCGTTCCGGATCATCACCACCACCGACGTGCGCGGCCCGTCGGCCAGCGGCCTCGACCTGACCACGGCCGTGCGCGCCGCGGTGCTGAAGTACCCGTGGGC includes the following:
- a CDS encoding snapalysin family zinc-dependent metalloprotease; translation: MKVRGFGRVAALALAVAAPLGIGLVTAPGASAAQTTTVYYDSTGAPDYLAQIDQGAANWNAAVDDVKLVKGDGNGTVVFHETNSGGSYTNTDGHGNGDIYLDTSQVAEGFDPTRIAAHELGHNLGLPDDYTGPCTELMSGHGPGTSCKNAKPSAEEASKVESLWANGFATMGTRIRVTSVY
- a CDS encoding lycopene cyclase family protein, whose product is MADVLIAGGGPAGWALARACARRGLATTVVDPAPHRPWRNTYGVWSDELPGLPAEVIAAAPPATVAFGTREHRLDRGYLVLDNEGLRSWLTGERVRVVTGQAAAVEPGRHGATVVLADNRRLAAAVVVDASGASRVLSGGRPRGARAEQTAYGLVLPAADAERLGPGAADTAVFMDWRGDGPSFRYQLPLGDGSVLVEETSLASRPGLPVDDLARRLRTRLAAAGVRGRFVEERVRIVLDVPLPGRGAVVPFGVAAGLVHPATGYSLATSLRLAPAVAAAIAGAFEAGPPAAARAAKRTLWTPEARAVHSLRRHGLHALRGMPPGEPARFFDLFFTLPPAAQRAFTSGRDDLPGTAAAMARLFRAAPPGLRARLAGLPPVRKAHS
- a CDS encoding GGDEF domain-containing protein, with amino-acid sequence MTTPRAVSFAFQPMYSLHTGGVVAYEALARPGKGTAHELLAEARRAGRLAEVDLGLAATAVRQEAARPSALPLHLNLSARTLAAGPGAFDELIAELGAAGRRTRDVVLEVGPPFSHLPADQLVGAMRALTELGFRLALDGLGRGDLPLALLVRAPVDLVKLDRSVLRGLPEEPASVAVVESLLHYTTRTGIRLVATGIETGPQLDAVQSLGVRIAQGNLLAPPAAHRSAPAAGAVLPDNRRTPASPQAPRVGDFLRPATTLPEDATCDDVREVLAAADAPSGVVGVDADDRPQWSVDRTRFLVAVTGPYGHALHAKRPAHRLADRPHTIDAGASALEFLELVTDADWGRTGDDVVVVDSTGHCLGVVLVTEVVRGVAEAKVEEAVTLSPLTRLPGSETVARDVERRIAVGEPFVAAWLDVDSFKSVNDNAGFAAGDDLIRELGSTLSTLAGQLRRMRVSHVGGDDFLIVCDVDEIGTVAAALLDTKWSAEGLPVTVSLATLVCGSGSLGSYREASRLLAPLKKRAKAVSGSSWVLSRPGTDRVEVLRGVGRDVAVSRSA
- a CDS encoding glycosyltransferase family 39 protein yields the protein MAQKVRPTEEAEAVPRVAWRPVLLIAGAVAVVHLAVAARYGWHRDEFYYVLTGRHPAWGYVDQPPLTPALARLAAALPGGVLPLRILAIAAAFGCVVLAAKLAAELGGRRRAQLISAAAVAACPAYVAASALFGTTGVDQLLWLAVLAATARALRLGTIPAWLLAGLFAGLGLENKHTIAALLIGIALGLIITRRGVLRTPGPWLAAVLALLIALPNILWNASNGWPAIRMAAVLSGRQGSALTQVPELLLLLTGPPMLVLLVLGARRLCLKAGRPHRWLLIVAITAVTLMAVTAGKSYYAAPALPGLFAAGAVRVEAANTGGSRRRWPLALGLTGVCAILIGLPVLPVNVANSVTTGVGSPVLETYGWTDYVHQIVAVADRYPGTTIFTSNYGEAGALTILGPSEGLHNPVGSGHNAYGFWGPPAGSDATVLCVGEFTPAYLHQFWSQVTEIAPLTLPDGLSNEEVQQSAAIYLCQQPHGTWTQLWPSLKRLS
- a CDS encoding NADP-dependent oxidoreductase, whose translation is MFAVQFERFGPPGVLAVGSAPEPRPGPHQVRIAARTAAVSPVDLGLRAGETAMSRKLALPHVPGVDAAGVIDEIGVDVTGYTVGDEVFGAVDVARLGGASAQFVVLDFWAAKPESLSWAEAGAAGTSVETATRALDLLDVDDRTTLLIDGAAGGVGCITVQLAVARGARVIGTARPESHGFLEDLGAEPVDYGPGLPARVRALAADYSPGLPARALARGPVNRALDVAGAGSLAELIDLTGAADRVVTLADFTAADHGVRLSTGRLGGQPDGVHGLATAAALAEQGRFRVPVRETYPAARAAEAHETAAKPPRRGKVVLDLNDLGQH
- a CDS encoding TetR/AcrR family transcriptional regulator produces the protein MTRKARADAVGNRERLVATARQAFAADGVDLPMREVAGRAGLAVATLYRHFPTRTDLIGAALAEHVAACREGMRTAESEPDAWLALSGAIRWFAEHQIRAPGLNAALFGPHATGFRDDRLAQSAALERLVARAQRDQVLRPGVSAVDVRVALLAISSLRPAQASATRQVLDLLLAGLRGPGVGGMPGPARYN
- the lepB gene encoding signal peptidase I, with translation MIEPDFPAPPPAAPAKRRFSPLLALFLVVLVAGALLAGFGLVQVLSYRTIAVPGGSMGPTVPAGTSVVYRLREGEEIRRGDLVVFEADQFTGRPGVRLVKRVIAVGGDTVECCDAQQRIEENGKPVAEPYLDPAVPPERGALRFKATVPAGSVFVAGDTRDNSNDSRMYTDQFGGGAVPLSKVDGVIVAKGSLFWSETLKPTTAFTDAGLPGAATEDSGPVTARLTFAGGVLLFLIGFAGATVTAARSARKRRIAATAPPAY
- a CDS encoding YnfA family protein, with translation MTVLRSILLFLAAAVLEIGGAWLIWQGVREHRGWAWIGGGIVALGLYGFVATLQPDAHFGRILAAYGGIFVAGSLAWGMVADGYRPDRFDVIGALLCLAGVAVIMYAPRTG